Part of the Citrobacter sp. Marseille-Q6884 genome, CGCGCCTGAGCGAACACCAGACGATGCGCGCGCGTCACCCTGCGGATTGCAAACTGCGGACATTATCGCTGGGGTTGTATCCCGACGGCGCGTGGCGTACGGGGATGCTCGAGTCATTAATTCGCGAGTGGGAAACCTGTCAGACGCCGACGCTCATCTGGCAGGTGCCGGGATTTTTGCTCAGCGGATTACAGTATGCGCAAAAATGTGCGCCTGGCAGCGTTCCCCGGCAACTGATGCTGGAAGGGCTTATCCTGCAACTGTTCGGTCATGGCCTGAGCGTGTGTCAGGCGGAAAGGGGTCAGCGTCTGGCGGCCAGTGGTGAACAGCAGCGGCTGGAGATGATTCGTCGCCTGCTGGAACAGGCACCTGAAAACGACTATACGCTCAACGAACTGGCGCAGCGGGCGGCAATGAGCCCCAGTAGTTTGCGCGGTAAGTTTCGGGCCGTATACGGTTGTTCGGTGTTTGATTATTTGCGGGATTGCCGCCTGGAGCGGGCGCGCGGCTTTTTGCTGGAAGGGTACAGCGTGCAACAGGCCGCCTGGATGTCGGGTTATCAGCACGCCACCAACTTTTCTACTGCGTTTCGTCGTCGCTACGGTTTTCCTCCGGGGGATGTACTCAAACTGTGTTAATCCATTTTTCTGCTTTGTGCGAGGTCCTACCCTCTATTTTGGCACTGCGCATAGGTAACCTGGCATCCGGCATAGCGACTCTCATCGCCAAAAAGGCAATAATTCTTATTTACAATTAGAAACGCCTTTGGAGATGTTCATGTTCGCTAAGACTCGGTTAGCGCTGCTGGTGGGATGGGTGACAGGTAGTGTGGCTTTTCCTCTGCTGGCACAGGAAACCGCGAAAAACGACACGGTGGTGGTCACGTCACAAATGCAGAGCGGTGCCACCAAACTGGCTACGCCGGATATTGAAACCCCGCAGTCGGTATCCATCATTACCCGTGAACAATTTGAAGAGCAGGGCGCAACCAGCGTGCGTCAGGCCGTCAGCTATACGCCAGGGGTTTACAGCAACCAGATTGGCGCCTCTAACCGCTTTGATTACATCGTGTTGCGTGGTTTCTCTGATGGCAGCCTTGATAACGTCTATCTCGACGGACTGAAGATGATGGGCGACACCAACTCACACAGCTCGCTGGTGGTTGATCCCTGGTTCCTTGAGGATATCGAAGTGGTGCGTGGCCCGGCTTCCGTGCTCTATGGTCGCTCTTCTCCGGGGGGGATTGTCGCATTGACATCGCGTAAGCCGTCGTTTGATGCAGGCGGGGAGGTGAAGCTGTTTGCCGGGAATAACAATCAGCGCGGTGCGGCGTTTGATGTGACCGGCGCACTGGATGATAACGATCGTGTGGCGGCGCGTTTGAGCGGGATGACGCGCTATGCAGACTCGCAGTTTGGTCCCTTGAAGGAAGAACGCTACGCGCTGATGCCAAGCCTGACCTGGCGCATCACCGATCAAACCCGCCTTGACCTGATGGCTTATTTGCACCGTGACCCGGAAGGCGGCAGTCACTCCGGCTTACCGTATGACGGCACGGTGGTTCCTCACTATGGACAAAAGATTTCGAATACCTTCTTTGAAGGCGAGGATGACTACGACAAATACGATCGCCGCGAGAACATGGTGGGCTACAACATTGAGCACCTGTTTGACAGCGGCTGGTCGGTCAGACAAAAACTGCGCTATTTGCATACCGACGTTGAACTGAACCAGGTCTATGCCGCGGGTTGGCTGAATGCAACCGAGCTAAACCGCGGTTATTCCGGCTCCGATGAGAAAATGTCGGCCATTACGCTGGATAACCAGCTTGATGGTAGCATTGATACCTGGCAGGTAAACCATCGCCTGCTGGTGGGCATTGATTATCAGGATCGCAGCAATAACACCACCGGTTACTACGGCGCGTTCCCGCCTATCGATGCCTTTAACCCGGTGTATGGCGCGAAGCCGGATTACATCAACATGTATGCACGTGAGAAGCACAAGCTGCGTCAGACGGGTTACTACTTGCAGGATCAGATGTCATGGGATCGTTGGCGCATCACACTGGGCGGTCGCTACGATCAGGTTAGTGTGTCTAACATTAATAAGATCAACGACTCACGCAGCGATCTGGATAAAAACAACGTGAGTACCCGTGCCGCGCTGCTCTATCTGTTTGATAACGGTTTTGCACCGTATGTGAGCTATTCCACCGCCTTCACGCCGACCAGCTTCGCTGACGAAAATGGCAACCTGCTGGAGCCAATGGAAGGTAAGCAGTGGGAAGCCGGGCTTAAGTATGAGCCGGAAGGATTGAACAGCCAGTTCAGTGCGTCGGTGTTCCGCATCAATCAGACCAATATTGCCACCAAAGAAGAGCCGACCGATCCGTATCGCTCGATTGGAGAAATTGAATCTGAAGGTGTGGAGCTGGAAGCCATCAGCCAACTGACGGATAACTTCCGTCTGCAGGCGGCCTATACCTACACAGACATTCGCTATAAGAAAAGCAGCCCGGAAGAGCAGGGGAAGCGTGCCGTTTATGCGCCGCGTAATCAGGCCAGCACCTGGCTGAGTTTTGATGTGAAAAGCGGTCCGCTGGACGGCCTGACGCTGGGGTCTGGCGTACGTTACGTCAACGGTATTACCAGCGATCGTCTGAACACCCATACGCTGCCGTCATATACGTTGGTGGACATGGCGGTGGGTTATGACTTAACGAAGATTGGCCTTAAGGGATTAAGCGCGCAATTGAATGTGAACAACCTGACCGATAAACGCTATGTGGCGGCCTGTAACTCGCTGACGTACTGCTACTTTGGCGCTGAACGCAGCATTGTTGGCAGCGTGTCCTGGGCATTCTGATCTCATAACGAAAACCCTGCCGGAATGGGCAGGGTTTTTCCTGATTCACGTTAGCGTTCGTGGAAGGCTTCCGCTTTCGCGCGCAGAATCGGTTTCAGCAGATAGGCCAGAATCGTTTTTCTACCGGTAATAATATCGACGGTGGCCACCATGCCCGGGATGATCAACAGCGGTTTCTCATCGCTACCCAGATGGTTTTTGTCGGTACGCAGACGCACGATGTAATAACTTTTCCCCTCTTTGTCGGTAACGGTATCCGGGCTTATCTGTTCCAGTTTTGCCTTTAGTCCCCCGTAGATGGTGTAGTCATAGGCGGTGAATTTCACCATCGCTTCCTGACCCGGATGCAGGAAGGCGATGTCCTGCGGGCGGATTTTGGTTTCAATGAGCAGGGTGTCATCCAGCGGGACAATCTCGACCAGATCGCTACCCGGCTGGATAACGCCGCCAATGGTGTTGACCATCATTTGCTGCACGATACCGCGTACCGGTGAGGTGACCAGCGTACGGTTAACCCGATCCTCAATGGCTTTCCCGGTCGCTTCTGTTTTGCTGAGTTCAGTGCGCGCTTCATTAAGCTGAGAGAGCGCTTCACTGCGATAACGGTCGCGGGTTTCACCCATCTTGTTCTCGATCTCTTTTATCGCCGCTTCCGCACGGGGGATCGCCAGCGTGACAGATTCCAGTTGACCCCGGGTATCGACTTCCGAACGACGCAAACGCAGAATTTCTACCTTGGAAATCGCGCCTTTCGCGACCAGAGGCTCAGACATACTGATTTCCTGCTGTAGCAAACCGAGGCTGCGGCGTGTCTGGCTGGCTTTCGCCTGGTAATCGAGAAGTTCCTGTTTCTTTTGTACCAGTTGTTCATTCAGCCCACCGAGTTCGCTCTGGATGCGCTGCTTCATACTGGTAAACAGTTCCATCTCTCCGTTAGCGATATCCGGCGATTTCTGCGTGATTTCTGCTGACAGCGTCAGTGTTTCTTTGTCGGCAAGCTGGGCGGTCAGACGCTGAATACGCGCGTCGAGCGCCAGCCGATCGGCTTCAGATTCTCCGGCATTAGAGCGAAAACGGGTGTCGTCCAGACGCAGCAGCGGCGCGCCGGCCTTGACCATTTCGCCTTCATGGACAAACACTTCAGAGACAATCCCCCCCTCGAGGTTTTGTACTTTTTGCAAACGCGACGAAGGGATCGCCCGGCCATCGCCGCGGGTCACTTCATCAATGTTTGCCAGTGAAGCCCAGATAATCATCGCCATAAAGAAGGCGAGGATGGCCCACACGGTGATGCGTACCACGCGTGGGGAGTCATCGATCAGGGCTTTATTGACTTCATTCGCGGAGAACGTGGAGGCGCTTTTATCCCCGAAGAGCCATTTCATCAGGCGGTTGAGCTTATTACCGGTTCGCATGAATCTGCCCCTTTTTCAGTGCGTTCAGGACGCTTTCTTTCGGGCCGTCGGCGATAATTTTGCCGTTGTCGAGGACAATCAGACGGTCAACCAGCGAAAGGAGTGACGCGCGATGCGTCACCAGCAGCAACGTTTTGTGGCTGACGATGGGCACAAGCGCTTTTTTGATCAGATCCTCGCTGGTGTTATCCATGGAGCTGGTGGGTTCATCCATCAACAGAATCGGGGGATCGAGCAGAAGCGCCCTGGCCAGCGCGACGGCCTGACGCTGGCCGCCGGATAAATTCATTCCACGCTCACCGACCTGCATGTTGTAGCCGGAAGGATGGCGACGGGCGAATTCATGTACCCCGGCGATAGTGGCGGCGCGGATCATTGTCTCTTCATCAACATAGCCCGCGCCGATAAGCAGATTGTCACGCAGGGATCCGCTAAACAGGTGAATATCCTGAGGTGCATAGCCAATGTTATGTCTGATGTCGTTCACGTCGAGCTGACGGGCGTCAATGCCATCCACCAGCACTGTGCCGCTGTCCGGCTGGTAAAAACCGACCAGCAGTTTTGCCAGTGAACTTTTCCCGGAACCACTGCGCCCGATAATCCCGACTTTTTCACCCGGCGCTATCTTCAGGGAAATGCCGTTGAGTGAAACATACTGGTTTTGGGGATAACGGAAACTGACATCATGAAACTCAAGTGCGCCAGAGAGCGTTTCGCGTCTTAGCGGGACTTCGTCATTCTGCGTTTCCTGCTCGAGATCCATCATGTGGTTAATGGTGGCTCGGGTCATTTTTGCACGCTGATAACGCGTAATCAGGCCACAGAGCTGCCCGATGGGCATCATTGCGCGGCGTTGTAACAGGTAGCACGCGATGAGCCCCCCCATGCTGAGATTACCCGCGATAATCCAGTAAACACCGCCAACAATCATGATCACACCGCTAAACTGCTGCAGCCAACTGGTAAAGTTTACGGCGACATAGGAGAGTGACTTGACCCGGAGTTCGAGCTTACTCAGGCTGCCAATCACCTGTTCCCACTGATACTGGCGCTCGCTTTGCGCGTTATTCACTTTGATGGCATCAAGCCCCGTCAGGGTCTCAACCAGCATCGCCTGGCGTTCGTGAGACAGGCGGTAAGTTTTTTGCACCTGCGACATGAGCGGTCGCTGGATAAGCCAGTTAACAAGAACGGCAACGGGATACACGATCAGGGGGATAAACACCAGCGGTCCACCGATGACACCGATCACCAGCAAAATCAGCAGGGTAAAGGGGAGGTCGATCAGTGCGGTGAGCGTGAGCGATGAAAGGAAGTCGCGTACCGATTGGTACTCCTGGAAATTCTGCGCAAAGCCACCGACCCGGCTGGGGCGCAGTTTCATCTTCATTCCCATCAGCCGTTCATACAACGCGGCGGAGATAATTAAATCGGTTTTCTTACCGGCAAGATCGAGGCAGATACCGCGCAGGATTTTCAACACAAAGTCAAAAGCGAACGCGATAGTAATACCAATCGCCAGCATCCATAACGTGGCCGTCGCCTGATTTGGCACGACGCGATCATAGACGTTCATGACGAACAGTGGCGTAGCCAGCGCGATCAGGTTAATCAGAAAACTGGCGACAACGGAGTCGAGATAGAGATACTTCGATAACTGCAGCGTGTCGCGAAACCAGGATTTTGTCCGTGGAATGGCGGCGTTAGGCTGCGTGTCGTATTCATGTTCAGGCTGAATAAAGAGGACTTTTCCACTGTAATCTGCCTCCAGCACCTCTCTGGATACCGTGACTTCACCCCCTTTGGTTTCCGCGGTAAGAAGACGCGCGCGCTGCTGGTCATCCCAGCCAAGCAGAACGGCGGCCTGCGCATTTTTTAACAGCACGATGGCTGGCAGGGAGATCGCGGAAATCGTATCTAACGGGCGCTGAAGCACTCGTGCTCTAAGGCCTGCACGCTGCGCGGCGCGCGGAAATGTACTTAACGTCAGGCGGTTTTCTTCTAACGGCAACCCTGAGGTCAGCACATTACGGCTGGTAATGATGTTATGCAGTTTGCAGACCACCATTAAGCAATCAAGAAGGGGATCATCATGATTTTGCTGAGGATCGTATCGAGTATCATCATTACCAGAAGAAGTCGTGTTATCAACTGAATCAGTGTGTGATGCCATTATCTGACCTTAAATGCGAGCAAAAAACTGTCGGGGTTAATACAGCAATGGGGTAATACCAACATGGCTGGCATTACCCCATAAACCCGGTACACGTTACTTTAATTCCGGCAGATCCACCTGGGTGGTTTTCATCGCTTCAACCGGCTGAGCAGCGGAAGGAGCCTGAATATTGAGTTGTTTTAATAACTCACCGGTGCGGGCATTAATTCTGTAAGCGGTAAACATTTCAATAAACTGCAACTGTACATAGCGGCGCTGGGCGCTAAACACTTCGTTTTCACTGTCGAGCATATCCAGAAGCGTACGATCGCCCAGGCTGAACTGCTCCTGATAAGCGGTGCGTACCACCATGCTACGGTCGGCATAATCTTTTGCGATGGGAACTTGCTGCCTTGCGTTTAACAGGGCGTTCCACGACAGGCGCAGTTCCTCGTTGAGTTGGCGCAGCGCGTTTCTCTTCACATCTTGCGCTTCCTGCATTTTGTACGCATAAGAGGAGAGTTGCGCTTTATCGCTGCCGCCGTTGAACAGGTTATAACGCATGCGCAACATGGCCTGCCATTCCTGATTGTGCCCGCGCGTACCGTCAATATTGTTATCCATGGTGCGTCCAACATCCACATCGACACTTGGATAGAAGCGGGACGTTGCCGCTTCATATTGTTGACGCGTGGCTTCCACATCGGCATCCGCCTGTTTCAGTAGCGGGCTGTTTTCCAACATGACCTTACGGGCTTCTTCCAGTGATGCCGGAATTTTTGTTGGCTGAGGAGCCATGAGATCCACGGCTTCCTGCCCTGTCACGCTGGAGTAGTTAGTGCGAGAGTCTTCAA contains:
- a CDS encoding AraC family transcriptional regulator, whose product is MNNATSRHPSRTFSVSEFMDFGERYGIDYRFPMLLQKPELPHASPVLQGEVEEMTLPCGMCVTHSDVQVLQPYETTSRHSSPLYMLVVLEGCVRLTLNGQDHVLRSGMAFSSRLSEHQTMRARHPADCKLRTLSLGLYPDGAWRTGMLESLIREWETCQTPTLIWQVPGFLLSGLQYAQKCAPGSVPRQLMLEGLILQLFGHGLSVCQAERGQRLAASGEQQRLEMIRRLLEQAPENDYTLNELAQRAAMSPSSLRGKFRAVYGCSVFDYLRDCRLERARGFLLEGYSVQQAAWMSGYQHATNFSTAFRRRYGFPPGDVLKLC
- the foxA gene encoding ferrioxamine B receptor FoxA, whose product is MFAKTRLALLVGWVTGSVAFPLLAQETAKNDTVVVTSQMQSGATKLATPDIETPQSVSIITREQFEEQGATSVRQAVSYTPGVYSNQIGASNRFDYIVLRGFSDGSLDNVYLDGLKMMGDTNSHSSLVVDPWFLEDIEVVRGPASVLYGRSSPGGIVALTSRKPSFDAGGEVKLFAGNNNQRGAAFDVTGALDDNDRVAARLSGMTRYADSQFGPLKEERYALMPSLTWRITDQTRLDLMAYLHRDPEGGSHSGLPYDGTVVPHYGQKISNTFFEGEDDYDKYDRRENMVGYNIEHLFDSGWSVRQKLRYLHTDVELNQVYAAGWLNATELNRGYSGSDEKMSAITLDNQLDGSIDTWQVNHRLLVGIDYQDRSNNTTGYYGAFPPIDAFNPVYGAKPDYINMYAREKHKLRQTGYYLQDQMSWDRWRITLGGRYDQVSVSNINKINDSRSDLDKNNVSTRAALLYLFDNGFAPYVSYSTAFTPTSFADENGNLLEPMEGKQWEAGLKYEPEGLNSQFSASVFRINQTNIATKEEPTDPYRSIGEIESEGVELEAISQLTDNFRLQAAYTYTDIRYKKSSPEEQGKRAVYAPRNQASTWLSFDVKSGPLDGLTLGSGVRYVNGITSDRLNTHTLPSYTLVDMAVGYDLTKIGLKGLSAQLNVNNLTDKRYVAACNSLTYCYFGAERSIVGSVSWAF
- a CDS encoding HlyD family type I secretion periplasmic adaptor subunit → MRTGNKLNRLMKWLFGDKSASTFSANEVNKALIDDSPRVVRITVWAILAFFMAMIIWASLANIDEVTRGDGRAIPSSRLQKVQNLEGGIVSEVFVHEGEMVKAGAPLLRLDDTRFRSNAGESEADRLALDARIQRLTAQLADKETLTLSAEITQKSPDIANGEMELFTSMKQRIQSELGGLNEQLVQKKQELLDYQAKASQTRRSLGLLQQEISMSEPLVAKGAISKVEILRLRRSEVDTRGQLESVTLAIPRAEAAIKEIENKMGETRDRYRSEALSQLNEARTELSKTEATGKAIEDRVNRTLVTSPVRGIVQQMMVNTIGGVIQPGSDLVEIVPLDDTLLIETKIRPQDIAFLHPGQEAMVKFTAYDYTIYGGLKAKLEQISPDTVTDKEGKSYYIVRLRTDKNHLGSDEKPLLIIPGMVATVDIITGRKTILAYLLKPILRAKAEAFHER
- a CDS encoding type I secretion system permease/ATPase — protein: MASHTDSVDNTTSSGNDDTRYDPQQNHDDPLLDCLMVVCKLHNIITSRNVLTSGLPLEENRLTLSTFPRAAQRAGLRARVLQRPLDTISAISLPAIVLLKNAQAAVLLGWDDQQRARLLTAETKGGEVTVSREVLEADYSGKVLFIQPEHEYDTQPNAAIPRTKSWFRDTLQLSKYLYLDSVVASFLINLIALATPLFVMNVYDRVVPNQATATLWMLAIGITIAFAFDFVLKILRGICLDLAGKKTDLIISAALYERLMGMKMKLRPSRVGGFAQNFQEYQSVRDFLSSLTLTALIDLPFTLLILLVIGVIGGPLVFIPLIVYPVAVLVNWLIQRPLMSQVQKTYRLSHERQAMLVETLTGLDAIKVNNAQSERQYQWEQVIGSLSKLELRVKSLSYVAVNFTSWLQQFSGVIMIVGGVYWIIAGNLSMGGLIACYLLQRRAMMPIGQLCGLITRYQRAKMTRATINHMMDLEQETQNDEVPLRRETLSGALEFHDVSFRYPQNQYVSLNGISLKIAPGEKVGIIGRSGSGKSSLAKLLVGFYQPDSGTVLVDGIDARQLDVNDIRHNIGYAPQDIHLFSGSLRDNLLIGAGYVDEETMIRAATIAGVHEFARRHPSGYNMQVGERGMNLSGGQRQAVALARALLLDPPILLMDEPTSSMDNTSEDLIKKALVPIVSHKTLLLVTHRASLLSLVDRLIVLDNGKIIADGPKESVLNALKKGQIHANR
- a CDS encoding TolC family outer membrane protein, whose protein sequence is MKYSAQIALGLLLPLFTLNSASATTLEQAIKNTLNTHPQISASMNSRYSADQDLKAAKGGYLPTLDLSAGTGWEQTDNATTRAAGDHLRDLHRSESSINLKQNLFNGFATTSEVARQKATVNSRAFAVLNTTETTALATIQSYLDVLMQEKMVRLAEENLKSHERIFDQIRLRTEQGVGREADFAQAEARLAQARNNLLTEQTNLEDSRTNYSSVTGQEAVDLMAPQPTKIPASLEEARKVMLENSPLLKQADADVEATRQQYEAATSRFYPSVDVDVGRTMDNNIDGTRGHNQEWQAMLRMRYNLFNGGSDKAQLSSYAYKMQEAQDVKRNALRQLNEELRLSWNALLNARQQVPIAKDYADRSMVVRTAYQEQFSLGDRTLLDMLDSENEVFSAQRRYVQLQFIEMFTAYRINARTGELLKQLNIQAPSAAQPVEAMKTTQVDLPELK